The region TCTGGTTTGCCAGTCCCAATCTTCGCCTGCGAACCAGCATTTTGAAACGGTTTGGTGGTTTTAGTATGGCATCGTTTTGCTCTGAGATTCGTATGGGTGTTACTAAACCTCAGGAACCAACTACAACCTAACCAGTCATGAGCTATCCCAGCTCACTCCGTTGCCCTGGCTGAACTACTGCCTTGAGTTTATTGTGGAATTCTGATGAATCATCTGTGTCTGGTGTGAACTGATCAATTGATGGATGAGTTGATAGAAACATTAACCAATTGGGCTTGTAATATCGGCTGAATTCTAATCGAAATCGTGGATTTAAAGCCCGAACAGCCAGTCCCGAACTGAGTCCAAACACAACCCCCTCCTTAAACTGCTTAAACTCCTTAAATTCTCGATTCGTCCTTTCTAGGGGAGGTTCAGACTTGCCATTTTTTCCGGAAATCGCAGATGGGGCGATCGCATTGCAGGGTGCTTCAGGACTACAAACATTGGTTGTTGAAAGCTCACTCGTGCCTGGCTGCCTATGTTCTACAACAGCATTCTCTGGGCAAGTCAGTGCCAGCTTCAGCGAGGGAATTTCACTCAGTCGCTCAAGCTGAGACGCTGCTCGAACACTAGGTAACTCCAGTAACATCCTGCGGTAAGACAAAGCTGGTTTACATGGAGGGAGAGGGATTTTGGTAGATGCGGGTTCCGGCGGACGGGGTAGATTACCACAAACTAATCGCTCAAATTCATGATTGAAATGGTAAACCGGATGTCCACGACGCTGCCAGATATTGAGAATTTGCTCGACAGAAATTGCTTTGTATCGACCTTGATACAATGCTTCAATAATGGCAGTCGGCAACCACTGAGCGGGGTAATAGTCCAACCAAATATCAACTTGCTGACTCAGGTTGTATTGCCCTAGCTCAAAGCTATAATGCCGCAATAAATCGACTGCCAGGATTGCAGAAGATTGAGATGCGGAATGGGTATCTGGCTCTGTCATAAGCCGCTGTGGCAGCAGGAATGGGGGTGGTATAGAACCCTAAGCAGATTGCAAAACCTCATTGCAGATGTCTCAAGTGTAATCGAAGATTTGATAGCCTTACCTAATGACTCATTAAAGGGGTGTTCGAGATTGAAACGGGGAGTTTGTAATACTAAACTCAGAATTCAGCGATCGCATCTTGATTATGGGTCTAATTTATCTACGGTGACCTTTTGATTTCATGCCTACATCTACGCTACGAGCGCAACTTCATCCGGCGATTCGCCAACTGGCAAACACCATCGAATCAGTCTGGCAACAGTACCTGGAACTTTCTCCCTATCCACTTCCGGCTGAACTAGGCTACGTTGAAGGTCGGCTGGAAGGAGAACGCCTGACGATTGAGAATTGCTGCTATCAAACGCCTCAGTTTCGTAAGTTGCATCTCGAATTGGCAAAAGTTGGAACAGCACTGGATATTTTGCACTGCGTCATGTTTCCCCAGCCAGACTATGCCCTGCCCATGTTTGGAACCGACTTGGTGGGAGGACGCGGGCAGATTAGCGCTGCAATCGCCGACCTCTCTCCAACCAGCCGCGATCGCAGCTTGCCAGAAGGTTACCAAACTCAGTTACAGCAACTTCCTGCGACCACCTTTTCCCAACCTCGTGAGTTGCCACCCTGGGGTGATATTTTCTCCAGTTTTTGTCTGTTTATTCGTCCCACTGGGGCAGAGGAAGAAGCGGCGTTTGTCACACGAGTCAAAGAGTTTTTAGAAATTCACTGCCAGCAGGCAATCGCTACAACTCCCACCCCTAACCATCGCACCGAGATCCTGGCAGGGCAGAAGTACTACTGCACTAAACAACAACAAAACGACAAAACTCGTCGGGTGCTGGAAAAGACATTTGGCGAAGCCTGGGCAAATCACTACATGACAAGTGTGTTATTTGATGTGGTTGAAGAATAGCAGTATTCACTGTGTAAAGGATCTGAGGTGCTTATGGTTAGATTTGACAAACTTCCATCCTGG is a window of Leptolyngbyaceae cyanobacterium JSC-12 DNA encoding:
- a CDS encoding hypothetical protein (IMG reference gene:2510095560) — translated: MTEPDTHSASQSSAILAVDLLRHYSFELGQYNLSQQVDIWLDYYPAQWLPTAIIEALYQGRYKAISVEQILNIWQRRGHPVYHFNHEFERLVCGNLPRPPEPASTKIPLPPCKPALSYRRMLLELPSVRAASQLERLSEIPSLKLALTCPENAVVEHRQPGTSELSTTNVCSPEAPCNAIAPSAISGKNGKSEPPLERTNREFKEFKQFKEGVVFGLSSGLAVRALNPRFRLEFSRYYKPNWLMFLSTHPSIDQFTPDTDDSSEFHNKLKAVVQPGQRSELG
- a CDS encoding Ferredoxin-dependent bilin reductase (IMG reference gene:2510095561~PFAM: Ferredoxin-dependent bilin reductase) — encoded protein: MPTSTLRAQLHPAIRQLANTIESVWQQYLELSPYPLPAELGYVEGRLEGERLTIENCCYQTPQFRKLHLELAKVGTALDILHCVMFPQPDYALPMFGTDLVGGRGQISAAIADLSPTSRDRSLPEGYQTQLQQLPATTFSQPRELPPWGDIFSSFCLFIRPTGAEEEAAFVTRVKEFLEIHCQQAIATTPTPNHRTEILAGQKYYCTKQQQNDKTRRVLEKTFGEAWANHYMTSVLFDVVEE